A section of the Hevea brasiliensis isolate MT/VB/25A 57/8 chromosome 17, ASM3005281v1, whole genome shotgun sequence genome encodes:
- the LOC110662475 gene encoding F-box protein At5g51380, translating into MSFSAEEPTADPNSPMKKTPPSWSDLWLKNTKPLKHVVFAMHLQSLSSPTATKDSKTKNQTLFSNFSKIDRTLLLSDELLLKILSKLPDSQRNSNFLVCKRWLNLQGRLVRSLKVLDWEFIESGRLIARFPNLTHVDLINGCIITPHDSSIWLNHRFLSMHINSEISGFVPNWRICEESLLSVEVVDRGLKALASACPNLRKLVVIGASELGLLNVAEECLTLQELELHKCNDNVLRGIAACENLQILKLVGKVDGLYSSLVSDIGLTILAQGCKRLVKLELSGCEGSFDGIKAIGQCCQMLEELTLTDHRMDDGWLAALSYCENLKTLRFLSCKKIDLSSGPDDYLGSCPALEKLHLQKCRFRNKKSVRDLFKVCEAVREIVVQDCWGLDNDIFSSASVCRRLKLLSLEGCSLLTTQGLESVLVNWNELQHLRVQSCKHIKDCEVSAALSTLFSVLKELKWRPDTKSLLVSSLVGTGMGKKGGKFFKRSQALKLLSDD; encoded by the exons ATGTCGTTTTCAGCTGAGGAACCAACCGCAGACCCTAACTCACCAATGAAGAAGACGCCACCAAGCTGGTCAGACCTCTGGCTCAAGAATACCAAACCCTTAAAACATGTTGTCTTCGCTATGCATCTCCAGTCTCTCTCTAGCCCCACTGCCACCAAAGACTCCAAAACCAAGAACCAAACACTATTCTCCAATTTCTCCAAAATCGACCGTACACTTCTCTTAAGCGACGAGCTTCTCCTCAAAATCCTGTCCAAACTACCCGATTCGCAGAGAAACTCTAACTTTCTTGTTTGCAAGCGGTGGCTTAATCTCCAAGGCCGCCTTGTGCGGTCCTTGAAGGTGTTAGATTGGGAGTTTATAGAGTCTGGTCGCTTAATTGCAAGATTCCCAAATCTGACCCATGTGGATTTGATCAATGGTTGTATTATTACGCCTCATGATTCTAGTATTTGGTTAAATCACAGGTTCCTTTCGATGCATATCAATTCTGAGATTTCCGGGTTTGTTCCAAATTGGCGTATTTGTGAGGAAAGTTTGTTGTCTGTTGAGGTAGTTGATAGAGGGCTTAAAGCATTGGCCAGTGCTTGCCCTAATTTGCGCAAGCTTGTAGTGATTGGTGCGAGTGAGTTAGGTTTGTTGAATGTAGCTGAGGAATGTCTAACTTTGCAAGAACTGGAGTTGCATAAGTGCAATGATAATGTCTTGCGTGGGATTGCAGCATGCGAGAATTTGCAGATCTTGAAACTTGTAGGAAAGGTGGATGGCCTTTACAGCTCTTTGGTTTCGGATATTGGATTAACCATTTTGGCTCAAGGGTGCAAGAGATTAGTGAAGCTTGAGCTCAGTGGATGTGAGGGTAGCTTTGATGGCATTAAGGCAATTGGACAGTGTTGCCAAATGCTCGAGGAATTAACACTTACTGATCATAGGATGGATGATGGGTGGTTGGCTGCGCTTTCATATTGTGAGAATTTGAAAACTTTGAGGTTTTTGTCATGCAAGAAGATTGATCTTAGTTCAGGGCCAGATGATTATTTGGGTTCCTGTCCTGCCCTGGAAAAGCTGCATTTGCAGAAATGTCGGTTCAGGAACAAAAAGAGTGTCAGAGATTTGTTTAAGGTGTGTGAAGCTGTTAGGGAAATTGTTGTTCAGGACTGCTGGGGACTGGACAATGATATATTTAGCTCGGCAAGTGTTTGCAG GAGGTTAAAGTTACTATCTCTAGAAGGATGCTCCTTGCTAACGACACAGGGACTGGAGTCTGTACTTGTCAACTGGAATGAACTTCAACATCTTAGAGTACAGTCCTGTAAGCACATAAAGGATTGTGAAGTCTCTGCTGCACTTTCAACCTTATTCTCTGTTCTGAAAGAGTTGAAATGGAGACCAGATACCAAATCCCTTCTTGTGTCCAGTCTTGTTGGGACCGGCATGGGAAAGAAAGGCGGTAAATTTTTCAAGAGGTCACAAGCCTTGAAGTTGTTGTCTGATGATTAA